The following are encoded together in the Lactuca sativa cultivar Salinas chromosome 1, Lsat_Salinas_v11, whole genome shotgun sequence genome:
- the LOC111910799 gene encoding putative disease resistance RPP13-like protein 1, whose translation MRRKLNQAARTSTNTGKVLTFFPNCCTNFSPRSIMYVQKMKSKLDEITTKLRDLVDQRNDLGLNVNVERSFISERRLEQTSLVDESKIMGREGDKEALMMKLLGNEESDENVSIVSIVGMGGIGKTTLAKVLYNEDKVKDHFELSVWVCVSEELDVFNISKAIFQAVTGKNESFANLDLLHVALKEKLSKKRFMLVLDDVWNEDHKKWELLQSPLLVGAPGSRVIVTTRSTRVASVMDSEETYPLDVLSNEDALSLFALHAVGEKNFDKHPTLKLLGEGIVKKCGKLPLALKTLGRVVKGNRDGDEWEKLLKSKIWDIEDGSEILPALRLSYYHLPPHLKLLFAYCSLIPKDYVLDKNELVLLWIAEGFLSQSKSMENLGHRYFEELLSRSFFQHSTNDELLYTMHDLINDLATSVAGEFFCKLDGEMNMSDMNEKFEKFRHFSLTGLGCESYGKLKELQRAKRLRTFLPLSDSCIDSVLVGSLHELQFLRVLRISGLEFTEVPQSIGSLKHLRYLNYSNTGITCLPEQVSDLCNLQSLLVHNCHRLSSLPESFAKLRNLRHLDISDTPKVNKMPLGIGGLTSLQTLSKVIVERTNRFKISELKGLSDLQGQLCIMGLDKVINPMQAKDANLHQKNGINILEMKWSHVFNDSRNEMIEFEVLEELRPPPKLKNLKILNYKGTRFPSWVGDPSFDRLTELKLCGCRSTHLPTLGHLPSLKKLVVEGMKEVKTVGFEFVAPTNVFRGIAFPSLEVLKFDDMQGWQRWSIDSGNNHGSARPFPCLHKISIKCCPELDEVSIGSIPSLRVLHIRKCSKEVFKSIVGLSSSLVKLKMLDVKGLTQLHGEDLVHLGELEHLFIKNCDELRYLWERELEACKSLVSLQKLEVWNCEKLVSSAEKEVNFGISMESLKQVMFSYCGTLESYNCPNSVVRLEISFCDSFKSLTFSMVQDHPSSHSEKVSGFHPMSHLTSLQIRFCKNLKSFSHEHFQNLTFLEEMWIYHCPSMDYSFPCGVWPPNLTKLRIGCLNKPMSEWGPQNFTTSLIQLHLYGENSGVVSFAVADDVGNTTTPSSSSSFLLPPSLVSLELNDFMDVGSFSDVLQHLSCLKSLDIVSCPKIRDLKTTSEPSRLTIKVWG comes from the coding sequence ATGCGGCGCAAGTTGAATCAAGCAGCTCGTACCAGCACCAACACCGGTAAGGTATTGACGTTCTTCCCAAATTGTTGTACTAATTTCAGTCCTCGCAGCATCATGTATGTTCAGAAGATGAAATCCAAGCTAGATGAAATCACCACCAAATTGCGTGATCTTGTTGACCAGAGAAATGATTTGGGTTTGAATGTGAATGTTGAAAGGTCTTTTATATCGGAGAGACGGTTGGAGCAAACTTCTTTGGTTGATGAGTCCAAAATCATGGGTCGGGAAGGGGATAAAGAGGCTTTGATGATGAAGTTGTTGGGGAATGAAGAAAGTGATGAAAATGTGAGCATAGTGTCAATAGTTGGTATGGGTGGAATAGGAAAAACCACTCTTGCCAAAGTTTTGTACAATGAGGATAAAGTGAAGGATCACTTCGAACTCAGCGTATGGGTTTGTGTTTCCGAAGAGTTGGATGTATTTAACATTAGCAAGGCTATCTTCCAAGCAGTAACCGGGAAAAACGAATCCTTTGCTAATCTTGATCTGCTTCATGTGGCCCTCAAAGAAAAACTTTCAAAGAAGAGGTTCATGCTTGTTCTAGACGATGTCTGGAACGAAGACCACAAAAAGTGGGAACTCCTCCAAAGTCCTCTTCTTGTAGGAGCACCTGGAAGTAGAGTTATCGTCACAACCAGGAGTACCAGGGTTGCATCCGTGATGGACTCAGAAGAAACTTACCCTCTGGACGTTTTGTCAAATGAAGATGCACTATCATTATTTGCTCTTCATGCAGTAGGTGAGAAAAACTTTGACAAGCATCCAACGCTTAAGCTCCTTGGTGAAGGTATTGTAAAAAAATGTGGTAAGCTGCCTTTGGCTTTGAAAACGCTTGGGAGGGTTGTGAAGGGAAATAGAGATGGCGATGAATGGGAGAAGTTGTTGAAGAGCAAGATATGGGATATAGAGGATGGTAGTGAGATTCTTCCTGCTCTAAGACTAAGCTACTATCATCTTCCTCCACATTTGAAGCTCTTGTTTGCATACTGCTCCTTAATTCCTAAGGACTATGTGCTTGACAAGAATGAATTAGTCCTACTTTGGATCGCAGAGGGATTTTTGTCCCAATCAAAGTCGATGGAAAATTTAGGTCATCGGTATTTTGAAGAGCTACTGTCAAGGTCCTTTTTTCAACATTCAACGAATGACGAGTTACTGTATACAATGCATGACCTGATAAATGACTTGGCCACAAGTGTTGCAGGAGAGTTTTTCTGTAAATTGGATGGTGAGATGAATATGTCCGACATGAATGAAAAATTTGAGAAGTTTCGTCACTTTTCTCTTACAGGTCTAGGATGTGAATCATATGGAAAGCTCAAGGAATTACAAAGAGCTAAACGCTTGCGGACTTTCTTGCCATTATCAGATTCTTGTATTGACAGTGTTCTtgttggatcacttcatgaactACAGTTCCTAAGGGTGCTAAGAATAAGTGGACTGGAATTCACAGAAGTACCACAATCCATTGGTAGTCTTAAGCATCTAAGATATCTTAATTATTCGAATACTGGAATCACATGTTTACCAGAACAAGTGAGTGATCTTTGTAATCTACAAAGCTTGTTGGTTCATAACTGTCATCGGTTATCTAGCTTGCCAGAAAGTTTTGCAAAGTTAAGAAATCTGCGACATCTTGACATAAGTGATACTCCAAAGGTGAATAAGATGCCGCTAGGGATTGGTGGGTTGACAAGTCTACAAACTCTATCCAAGGTCATTGTTGAAAGAACTAACAGGTTCAAAATATCCGAGCTTAAAGGCCTATCAGATCTTCAAGGCCAACTTTGCATTATGGGGCTAGACAAAGTGATAAATCCAATGCAAGCAAAGGATGCTAACTTACATCAAAAGAATGGTATTAACATTTTGGAGATGAAGTGGAGCCATGTGTTTAATGATTCTCGGAATGAGATGATTGAATTTGAAGTACTTGAAGAACTAAGGCCTCCTCCAAAGTTAAAAAACCTCAAGATTTTGAATTACAAGGGAACACGATTTCCTAGTTGGGTCGGCGATCCCTCGTTTGATCGATTAACAGAGCTTAAATTATGTGGTTGTAGAAGTACACATTTACCAACACTCGGACATCTACCATCTCTTAAGAAGTTGGTTGTTGAAGGGATGAAAGAGGTGAAGACTGTGGGTTTTGAGTTTGTTGCACCTACAAATGTTTTTCGTGGCATTGCTTTTCCATCGCTTGAAGTTCTGAAATTTGATGATATGCAAGGTTGGCAGAGATGGTCAATTGATAGTGGCAACAACCATGGATCTGCTAGACCATTTCCTTGTCTCCATAAGATTTCTATAAAATGTTGTCCAGAACTAGACGAAGTGTCAATCGGATCAATACCTTCACTTCGGgttttacatataagaaaatgtTCCAAGGAGGTGTTTAAAAGCATTGTTGGTTTATCTTCATCACTTGTTAAATTAAAAATGTTGGATGTTAAAGGACTTACCCAACTACATGGAGAGGATTTAGTCCATCTCGGGGAACTTGAACATCTTTTTATAAAAAACTGTGATGAACTGAGATACTTGTGGGAACGAGAATTAGAAGCGTGCAAAAGTCTTGTGAGTTTGCAGAAGTTGGAAGTATGGAACTGTGAAAAATTGGTTTCATCAGCcgagaaagaggttaattttgGGATTAGCATGGAATCTCTTAAACAGGTGATGTTTAGTTATTGTGGCACACTAGAGAGTTACAATTGTCCAAATAGTGTTGTGAGGTTGGAGATCAGCTTTTGTGATTCATTCAAATCCTTGACCTTTTCAATGGTGCAGGATCACCCATCCTCTCATTCTGAAAAAGTTTCTGGTTTTCACCCCATGTCTCACCTAACATCTCTTCAGATCAGATTTTGCAAGAATCTAAAGTCATTTTCTCACGAGCATTTTCAGAATCTCACATTTTTGGAAGAAATGTGGATATATCATTGTCCAAGTATGGACTACTCCTTTCCTTGTGGGGTTTGGCCTCCTAATTTAACCAAACTCAGGATAGGATGCTTAAATAAGCCTATGTCAGAGTGGGGCCCACAGAATTTCACAACCTCACTAATTCAATTACACTTATATGGCGAAAATTCAGGAGTGGTTTCATTTGCAGTGGCAGATGATGTGGGGAATACTACTACTCCTTCATCCTCATCATCTTTTCTTCTTCCACCATCTCTGGTTTCTCTAGAGCTCAACGATTTTATGGATGTGGGATCATTTTCAGATGTCTTACAACACCTCTCATGCCTTAAAAGCCTTGATATTGTGTCATGCCCGAAGATTAGAGATCTTAAGACAACTTCTGAGCCATCAAGATTGACAATAAAGGTGTGGGGGTAG